A stretch of Cellulosilyticum sp. I15G10I2 DNA encodes these proteins:
- a CDS encoding D-lyxose/D-mannose family sugar isomerase yields the protein MKRTEINKAIQEAKKAIKNINFCLPHFAYWEIEEWRKRKEEIDRIKEVMLGWDVTDFGSDDFKHVGAVLFTIRNGSLYNPGIGVPYCEKVIVFNDEHKQVIPLHFHNNKTEDIINRGNGIMEIELFNATRDGKVDYNSQVEVYMDGIKYIVEPGQIIEITPGNSISLTPRLYHRFGVKRGKGNVVVGEVSKINDDYTDNVFANEQKRFSYIEENEPAICPLCNEYDKL from the coding sequence ATGAAAAGAACAGAAATTAACAAAGCAATTCAAGAAGCAAAAAAAGCGATAAAAAATATAAATTTTTGCCTTCCTCATTTTGCTTATTGGGAAATAGAGGAGTGGAGGAAGCGGAAAGAAGAGATTGATCGTATCAAAGAGGTTATGTTAGGATGGGATGTAACAGATTTTGGGAGTGACGATTTTAAACATGTCGGCGCTGTTTTATTTACAATTAGAAATGGGAGTCTTTATAATCCTGGAATAGGTGTCCCATATTGTGAAAAAGTCATTGTATTTAACGATGAACATAAGCAAGTCATTCCGCTTCATTTTCATAATAATAAAACAGAAGATATTATCAATCGAGGTAATGGTATTATGGAAATTGAATTGTTTAATGCTACAAGAGATGGAAAGGTTGATTATAACTCTCAGGTTGAGGTGTATATGGATGGGATTAAATATATAGTTGAGCCAGGTCAAATTATTGAGATAACACCAGGAAATAGTATTTCTCTCACCCCACGGTTATATCATAGGTTTGGCGTAAAGAGGGGAAAAGGTAATGTGGTAGTAGGAGAAGTTTCTAAGATAAATGATGATTATACGGATAATGTATTTGCGAATGAACAAAAAAGATTTTCATATATAGAAGAAAATGAACCAGCAATTTGTCCATTATGTAATGAATATGATAAGCTCTAA
- a CDS encoding extracellular solute-binding protein — protein sequence MATIKDIAKKAGVSVGTVSNMINGKTVVSEEKYEKIKKAMEELNYKTNYMAKNLKMQKNIVIGIILPSLDEPYSDIYEGIADLLDIRDYITVLKLTQNNIVLENQFLEQLVGMGVIGLIIVPSDVNNYQKYKEIQNQGVALVFIERKIGSIDVSNVLFENKKIIYKITKDILAENSGKNIKLIVGRQDFTNEKDCIEGYTTARSNHEDDIIIINETKREALFNQLYGEIIAFDKVPDCIITSSIEFAKITLEVCNILHYNIEIHAIVGEKWYTTDLYKKINQYGRNAILLGKKAAKLLIELIGNKHLAENKTIYIESKKKYRTADVAKSYNNGTKIRILAFQSDMVNAMEKLSYSFTNVTGIKFEFDKRNYTELRSELTRQVEQQLSDYDLVMIDIPWLRSILGKNYLANMLPKVREDKLLNCYPSSVKNAFYKGDTGTHIFPIIATVQTLLYRKDIFSDRDIKVQFFKKYGYELEPPKTWTNFNIIAEFFDRRENPKSPFEYGTAATSLEPVGLINEFLPRQWAFHGKIIDQWGSLVIDSEENVRALENLVKTFEHAPKETAHYFWDEIFELLIKGEIPIAQGFAAHYQPGKYSHHGNTYEKYIGGTRLPSGKTMLGGWALGINKNSSNISACYDFIKWNLSDTAAISTMRLCGCIPTVSVFQDETLKGSYNWLKLIDEKCNMGGLREEIYNFEGQPVDLETVDQLLSKGIKKAIYKEIDVVTALSEVKEDLSIILGKKRV from the coding sequence ATGGCGACAATTAAAGACATTGCAAAAAAAGCAGGCGTATCGGTGGGAACAGTTTCGAACATGATAAATGGAAAAACTGTTGTTAGCGAAGAAAAATATGAAAAAATTAAAAAAGCCATGGAGGAACTCAACTATAAGACTAATTATATGGCTAAAAACCTAAAAATGCAAAAAAATATCGTAATTGGCATTATTTTACCTAGTCTTGATGAACCCTATAGTGACATTTATGAAGGTATTGCAGATTTATTAGATATAAGAGATTACATCACAGTTTTAAAACTGACACAAAACAATATTGTTCTTGAAAATCAATTTTTAGAACAACTAGTTGGTATGGGAGTTATAGGTCTTATAATTGTACCGAGTGATGTAAATAACTATCAAAAATATAAAGAAATCCAAAACCAAGGCGTAGCTTTGGTTTTTATTGAAAGAAAAATAGGTAGTATTGACGTCAGCAATGTGCTATTTGAAAATAAAAAAATAATATATAAAATAACTAAAGATATTTTGGCGGAAAATTCAGGTAAAAATATAAAGTTAATTGTTGGAAGACAGGATTTTACAAATGAGAAGGATTGCATAGAGGGGTATACCACTGCACGAAGTAATCATGAAGATGATATCATTATTATAAATGAGACAAAAAGAGAAGCTCTTTTCAATCAGCTTTATGGTGAAATCATTGCATTTGATAAAGTGCCTGATTGTATCATTACTTCGTCAATAGAATTTGCCAAAATAACTTTAGAAGTGTGTAATATTTTACATTATAATATAGAAATTCATGCAATTGTTGGCGAAAAATGGTATACAACAGACTTATATAAAAAGATCAACCAATATGGAAGAAATGCAATTTTATTAGGCAAAAAAGCCGCAAAACTATTAATAGAATTAATTGGTAATAAACACCTTGCAGAAAATAAGACTATTTATATTGAGTCAAAAAAGAAATATAGGACTGCAGATGTAGCAAAGTCTTATAATAATGGAACAAAAATACGTATTTTAGCATTCCAAAGCGACATGGTAAACGCTATGGAAAAACTATCTTATAGCTTTACCAATGTAACCGGTATAAAATTTGAATTTGATAAGCGAAATTATACTGAATTAAGAAGCGAACTAACAAGACAAGTTGAGCAACAACTTTCGGATTATGATCTTGTAATGATAGATATTCCATGGCTGCGGAGTATTCTTGGGAAGAACTATCTAGCAAATATGCTTCCGAAGGTTAGAGAAGATAAGTTATTAAATTGCTATCCAAGTAGTGTAAAAAACGCGTTTTATAAAGGTGATACAGGAACACATATTTTCCCTATTATAGCTACAGTACAAACTCTATTATACCGTAAAGATATTTTTTCAGACAGAGACATAAAGGTTCAATTTTTTAAAAAATATGGTTATGAATTGGAACCACCTAAAACATGGACTAACTTTAATATTATTGCTGAGTTTTTCGATAGAAGAGAAAATCCAAAATCTCCATTTGAGTATGGAACAGCAGCAACCTCTTTAGAACCAGTAGGCCTGATAAATGAATTTTTACCAAGACAATGGGCTTTTCATGGAAAGATTATAGATCAATGGGGCAGCTTGGTAATAGACAGCGAGGAGAATGTTAGGGCCTTAGAAAATTTAGTGAAAACTTTTGAACATGCGCCAAAAGAAACTGCACATTATTTTTGGGACGAAATCTTTGAATTACTAATTAAAGGTGAAATTCCCATAGCTCAAGGTTTTGCAGCACATTATCAACCTGGAAAATATTCACATCATGGCAATACCTATGAAAAATATATAGGAGGAACGCGGTTGCCTAGCGGCAAAACTATGCTTGGTGGGTGGGCTCTTGGGATTAATAAGAATTCTTCAAATATATCCGCTTGTTATGATTTTATTAAATGGAATTTGTCTGATACAGCGGCTATATCTACAATGCGATTATGTGGATGTATCCCAACAGTGTCTGTATTTCAAGATGAAACATTAAAAGGATCTTATAACTGGCTTAAGCTTATCGATGAAAAGTGCAATATGGGCGGATTAAGAGAAGAAATTTACAATTTTGAAGGGCAACCCGTTGATTTAGAAACAGTTGACCAACTTTTATCAAAAGGAATAAAAAAGGCAATTTACAAAGAAATCGATGTGGTAACTGCATTATCTGAAGTAAAAGAAGATTTATCTATCATCCTAGGAAAGAAACGGGTGTAA
- a CDS encoding D-psicose 3-epimerase, with the protein MNKIGIHYGYFTENWGTDIIPLIKKVRALGFDILEVAPGPLLAKSKQERDMIAKAANDVGIELTFSVGLGKAYDLSSEDEKIRNNGIDFTLKTFDIMKEMGAKMYSGVNVGAWNNTPQDGIKDKSAELARSVASIKEIMKVAEKYGITYAVEVVNRYEQSLLNTAEEAMEYVKMVDSPNLKVLLDTYHMNIEEDSFEKAIKQVGNEYLGHFHVGESNRKPPSINGRMPWDEITTALKAIHYEGAIVMEPFIKMGGEVGRDIKVWRDISKNATTEEMDYMAKESVQMLRDKMK; encoded by the coding sequence ATGAATAAAATAGGCATTCATTACGGATATTTTACTGAGAATTGGGGCACAGATATTATACCATTAATAAAAAAAGTTAGAGCACTTGGATTTGATATTTTAGAAGTTGCACCAGGCCCTTTGTTAGCAAAAAGCAAACAGGAAAGAGATATGATTGCCAAAGCAGCAAATGATGTGGGTATAGAATTGACATTTTCAGTTGGATTAGGCAAGGCGTATGATTTATCATCTGAGGATGAGAAGATTCGCAATAACGGCATTGATTTTACTCTAAAAACATTTGATATAATGAAAGAGATGGGAGCAAAAATGTATTCAGGTGTAAATGTTGGCGCATGGAATAATACACCTCAGGATGGTATAAAGGATAAAAGCGCTGAATTGGCCCGTTCGGTAGCCTCTATTAAAGAAATAATGAAAGTTGCAGAAAAATACGGGATAACATATGCTGTTGAAGTAGTGAATAGATATGAGCAATCGTTACTTAATACAGCGGAAGAGGCAATGGAATATGTAAAAATGGTAGATAGTCCTAATTTAAAGGTTCTTTTAGATACATATCATATGAATATTGAGGAAGATAGTTTTGAAAAGGCAATTAAACAAGTTGGAAATGAATATTTGGGACATTTTCATGTAGGCGAATCAAATCGAAAGCCCCCAAGCATAAATGGAAGAATGCCATGGGATGAAATTACAACGGCATTAAAAGCTATTCATTATGAGGGTGCAATTGTAATGGAACCATTTATTAAGATGGGTGGAGAAGTAGGTCGAGATATTAAAGTTTGGCGGGATATTAGTAAGAATGCAACTACGGAAGAGATGGATTATATGGCTAAAGAGTCAGTTCAAATGTTAAGGGATAAAATGAAATAA
- a CDS encoding helix-turn-helix domain-containing protein, with amino-acid sequence MGSRLRYMRKKAKLTQKQLADLTDIDICTIKRIESDKVISTLTIYDKIIAALGIDPALIYNDYYKFISSDYSSVIKRLRKDRQLTQKQFGELLNVHLKTILRWEKGTAAPSEDHYEKLKKLIL; translated from the coding sequence ATGGGTAGCAGGTTACGCTACATGCGAAAAAAAGCCAAGCTTACGCAGAAGCAATTGGCTGATTTAACTGATATTGATATATGTACAATTAAAAGAATAGAAAGTGATAAGGTTATTTCTACTCTAACCATATATGATAAAATAATAGCTGCACTTGGTATTGATCCGGCTTTAATCTATAATGACTATTATAAGTTTATAAGTTCAGATTATTCTTCAGTAATAAAAAGACTCCGTAAGGATAGACAACTGACACAAAAGCAGTTTGGTGAGCTATTAAATGTTCATCTCAAAACTATCCTAAGATGGGAAAAAGGAACTGCTGCTCCAAGTGAAGATCACTACGAAAAGTTAAAAAAGCTTATTTTATAG
- a CDS encoding GNAT family N-acetyltransferase — translation MKSIVRAEPKDALILTKIAIRSEAYWGYNFQFMKKFKSVYKISEDYIEKNSTYIIIDKDIIVGFYGLLINEREISLEYLFIEPQYIGKGYGKMLWNHMISECKVLNIKEFALVTSQQAKEFYIKLGAKTCGEVDSLVIKGRKVPKLIYRVQ, via the coding sequence ATGAAGAGCATAGTTCGCGCAGAGCCAAAAGACGCCTTGATATTAACTAAAATAGCTATTAGATCTGAGGCATATTGGGGTTATAATTTTCAATTTATGAAGAAATTTAAGTCTGTATATAAAATTTCAGAAGATTATATAGAAAAAAATTCAACCTATATTATCATAGATAAAGATATTATAGTTGGTTTTTATGGGTTACTAATTAATGAAAGAGAGATATCTTTAGAGTATCTTTTTATAGAGCCGCAATATATCGGAAAGGGATATGGAAAGATGTTGTGGAACCATATGATTAGTGAATGTAAGGTACTGAATATTAAAGAATTCGCATTGGTGACAAGTCAACAAGCAAAAGAATTTTACATAAAACTTGGTGCAAAGACATGTGGTGAAGTAGATTCACTTGTTATTAAAGGAAGAAAAGTGCCAAAGTTAATATATAGGGTACAATAA
- a CDS encoding type II toxin-antitoxin system death-on-curing family toxin — protein sequence MMKSVDLDNIILFHNKIIQQTGGSHGLRDRNLVESALNKAYVSYDGKDLYPTVEEKIAAITYSLIQNHGFVDGNKRIGIAIMLLLLKLNNIQIKYTQQELIDLGLGTAAGEYKQINILHWIKDRKHFD from the coding sequence ATGATGAAGTCAGTTGATTTGGACAATATTATATTGTTTCATAATAAAATTATTCAACAAACAGGTGGTAGCCATGGACTTAGAGATAGAAACTTAGTTGAAAGCGCTTTAAATAAAGCTTATGTAAGTTATGATGGAAAAGACTTATATCCAACGGTTGAAGAAAAAATTGCAGCGATAACATATTCTTTAATTCAGAACCATGGCTTTGTTGATGGTAACAAGCGAATAGGTATAGCAATAATGCTCCTTTTGTTAAAGCTGAATAATATACAAATAAAGTATACGCAACAGGAGCTCATAGATTTAGGATTAGGAACTGCAGCAGGAGAATATAAACAAATTAATATACTTCATTGGATAAAAGACCGTAAACATTTTGACTAA
- a CDS encoding DUF2281 domain-containing protein encodes MSLAEKLLDVFMKLPEDKKKEAIDFIEYLDMKNQKELEKMMDDVIIDNKKALEELSK; translated from the coding sequence ATGTCTTTGGCAGAGAAATTATTAGACGTTTTTATGAAATTACCAGAAGATAAGAAAAAAGAAGCTATTGATTTTATCGAATATTTAGATATGAAGAATCAGAAAGAATTAGAAAAAATGATGGATGATGTTATTATAGACAATAAGAAAGCGTTAGAGGAATTGAGCAAATGA
- a CDS encoding GNAT family N-acetyltransferase — protein MNINFRRAVIEDIDKLIEVQNRSFYEDYIKYNECPSYNESKEDMFNYISNCIVYVIECNCEIVGDIIIREIDEENYYLRVLCVVPEFHNLGIGQKAIEVIEKDTPKVKKWELITPFESVRNHYFYEKMGYIKVGEYKHSDILTMFKYAKEIK, from the coding sequence ATGAATATTAATTTTAGAAGGGCAGTTATTGAGGATATAGACAAGTTAATTGAGGTACAAAATAGAAGTTTTTATGAGGATTATATAAAGTATAATGAATGCCCATCTTATAACGAATCAAAAGAAGACATGTTTAATTACATAAGTAATTGTATAGTCTATGTTATTGAATGTAATTGTGAGATAGTTGGGGACATAATAATTCGTGAAATAGATGAAGAAAATTACTATTTAAGAGTTTTGTGTGTTGTTCCAGAATTCCATAATCTTGGAATAGGTCAGAAAGCCATTGAAGTTATTGAAAAGGATACTCCTAAAGTTAAAAAATGGGAATTGATTACTCCGTTTGAGAGTGTAAGAAATCATTATTTTTATGAAAAGATGGGGTATATTAAAGTAGGAGAATACAAGCACTCAGATATACTAACAATGTTTAAATATGCAAAAGAAATAAAATGA
- a CDS encoding IS110 family transposase, whose translation MISVGIDISKGKSTVCILKPYGEVISKPFEISHTEKDLSELARMIERLDDEVRIVMEATGNYHLPVLAFLKVQGFFVAVINPLVMKKYASTVLRKGKTDKLDAIKIANYGLDYWFHLRSQEMSEETYIQLRLLGRQYAHYIKLRIESKQALTHMLDYTMPGIKSLLKNRSDKPEKDKLCDFVEKYWHYDNITNKSEKQFINSYKIWAKNKGYHQSESKALTIYALAQQGIPTLDSNAPSTKMLVLEAVRVLREVDRTLFMILAQMQELARSLKEYPVVRAMEGVGEILAPRLIAEIGDVRRFYNGKALIAYAGIDAPPYQSGQFTGTKRRISKRGSSTLRKTGYEVMKCLKSKKPETDAVYMFIIKKENEGKASKVAKVAGLNKFLRIYYARVKEVYQE comes from the coding sequence ATGATTAGCGTAGGGATTGATATTTCTAAGGGGAAAAGTACAGTGTGTATTCTAAAACCCTATGGAGAAGTGATAAGTAAACCTTTTGAAATAAGTCATACAGAAAAGGATTTATCCGAGTTAGCAAGGATGATTGAAAGATTAGATGATGAAGTTAGGATAGTGATGGAAGCCACAGGGAATTATCATCTTCCAGTGTTGGCCTTTTTAAAAGTTCAAGGCTTTTTTGTAGCTGTAATTAATCCATTAGTGATGAAGAAGTATGCAAGTACTGTTTTGCGCAAAGGAAAGACCGATAAACTAGATGCAATAAAGATTGCTAATTATGGATTGGATTATTGGTTTCATTTAAGAAGTCAGGAAATGAGCGAAGAAACATATATACAATTACGATTGCTTGGACGTCAGTATGCTCACTATATAAAATTACGTATAGAAAGTAAACAAGCATTGACACATATGCTAGATTATACAATGCCAGGAATAAAATCTCTATTAAAAAACCGTTCGGATAAACCAGAAAAAGATAAACTATGTGACTTTGTGGAAAAATATTGGCACTATGATAACATCACAAATAAAAGTGAAAAACAGTTTATTAACAGTTATAAAATCTGGGCAAAAAATAAAGGATACCATCAAAGCGAAAGCAAAGCATTAACTATCTATGCCTTAGCTCAGCAAGGTATCCCAACGTTAGACTCCAATGCCCCATCGACCAAAATGTTAGTATTGGAAGCCGTTAGAGTTCTTCGCGAAGTGGATAGAACTCTATTTATGATTTTAGCACAAATGCAAGAATTAGCAAGAAGTCTTAAAGAGTATCCAGTGGTACGAGCAATGGAAGGTGTGGGAGAAATCTTAGCACCAAGACTAATTGCTGAGATAGGAGATGTACGACGTTTTTATAATGGTAAGGCACTTATAGCTTATGCAGGCATAGATGCCCCGCCTTACCAATCGGGACAGTTTACTGGAACGAAGCGGAGGATTTCAAAACGTGGATCATCGACATTGAGGAAGACTGGATATGAAGTAATGAAATGTCTTAAAAGTAAAAAACCAGAGACAGATGCAGTTTATATGTTTATAATAAAAAAGGAAAATGAAGGTAAAGCAAGTAAAGTAGCTAAAGTGGCTGGATTAAATAAGTTTTTAAGAATTTATTATGCAAGAGTAAAAGAGGTATATCAAGAATAA
- the metG gene encoding methionine--tRNA ligase, with amino-acid sequence MIKKIFIGGAWPYANYSLHVGHLAALLPGDILARYFRLNGDIVIYVSGTDSHGTPITERAKRENVEPYEIAKKYHDEFVECFNKLKFTYNLYTATFTDYHKKNVQDMLVQIYNNGYLYSQVDEQDYCETCGKFLADRELGGICPICGNEAKGDQCDACLTSFEAKGLKEKKCLSCSNKTVLKPNKHMVFALSTFQDKIHNLLDKNGENWRLNAINETRKYLEMGLQDRVATRDLLWGIDVPFEGYDDKKIYVWFEAVLGYITTGKCVAEKNNIDFNDFMSDSQELESYYVHGKDNIPFHTVIFPALLSALNTNIQLPKHIISCEYVNMNEEKMSKSKGNLITAKGLIEEFSADTIRFYIIANNPERKDVNFSSEEMISMHNKFLVGGFGNFVNRNISFLKKKFDGIVPKGIINQTVINETVEMYNTIGAKIQKGEFRFVVEEMIKYIQFANRYYDECKPWIQVKESISDFNNTTVTCLYIMANMTNLFAPVIPDGAQQLKNILSISESSWAPINIPDNLVISDCTILYDKIEIK; translated from the coding sequence ATGATTAAAAAGATATTTATTGGTGGTGCATGGCCATATGCAAATTATTCCTTACATGTAGGACATTTAGCAGCATTATTACCAGGTGATATATTAGCACGTTATTTTAGACTAAATGGAGATATAGTAATTTATGTATCAGGGACAGACTCTCACGGCACACCAATTACTGAGCGAGCAAAGAGAGAGAATGTAGAACCCTATGAAATTGCTAAAAAATATCATGATGAATTTGTAGAATGCTTCAACAAACTCAAATTTACCTATAATTTATATACAGCAACATTTACAGACTATCATAAGAAAAATGTACAAGATATGTTAGTACAAATATACAATAATGGATATTTATACAGTCAAGTAGATGAACAAGATTATTGTGAAACATGTGGTAAGTTCCTTGCAGATAGAGAGTTAGGGGGCATATGTCCTATTTGTGGTAATGAGGCAAAAGGAGATCAATGTGATGCTTGTTTAACTAGTTTTGAGGCAAAGGGTTTAAAAGAGAAAAAATGTCTGTCATGTAGTAATAAGACTGTTTTAAAACCAAATAAACACATGGTATTTGCTCTATCCACCTTTCAAGATAAAATTCATAACCTATTGGATAAGAATGGTGAAAATTGGAGACTAAATGCCATTAATGAGACAAGGAAATACCTTGAAATGGGATTACAAGATAGAGTAGCAACAAGGGACTTATTATGGGGAATAGATGTACCATTTGAGGGATATGATGATAAAAAAATCTACGTCTGGTTTGAAGCGGTTTTAGGATATATAACTACAGGTAAGTGTGTAGCTGAAAAGAATAATATAGATTTTAATGATTTTATGAGCGATTCTCAGGAATTAGAATCTTACTATGTACATGGTAAAGATAATATTCCCTTCCACACAGTAATCTTCCCAGCTTTACTAAGTGCTCTAAATACTAATATTCAATTGCCAAAGCATATTATTTCATGTGAATATGTTAATATGAATGAAGAAAAAATGTCAAAAAGTAAAGGGAATCTAATTACTGCTAAGGGGCTTATTGAGGAGTTTAGTGCAGACACGATTAGATTTTATATTATTGCTAATAATCCTGAACGTAAAGATGTTAACTTTTCTAGTGAAGAAATGATTTCAATGCATAATAAATTTTTAGTAGGTGGATTTGGAAATTTTGTTAATCGCAATATTTCATTTCTAAAGAAGAAATTCGATGGGATTGTACCTAAAGGAATTATTAATCAAACAGTCATTAATGAAACTGTAGAAATGTATAATACGATAGGTGCGAAGATACAGAAGGGTGAGTTTAGATTTGTAGTTGAAGAAATGATTAAGTACATTCAGTTTGCGAATAGATATTATGATGAATGTAAACCATGGATTCAAGTAAAAGAGTCTATCTCAGATTTTAATAATACTACAGTTACTTGCCTTTATATAATGGCTAACATGACTAACTTATTTGCACCTGTAATTCCAGATGGAGCACAACAACTTAAAAATATCTTAAGTATTAGTGAAAGTAGTTGGGCACCAATAAATATTCCAGATAATCTAGTTATTAGTGATTGCACTATTCTATATGATAAAATTGAAATAAAATGA